The Nostoc sp. 'Lobaria pulmonaria (5183) cyanobiont' genome window below encodes:
- the nblR gene encoding response regulator transcription factor NblR, with amino-acid sequence MTAAQSPCVLVIETDESLANQLSCDLQEAGYESILAHDTTSGLQHCRDRQPALIVLDRMLAGESGLSLCKNMRSTGMRSPVLILMARDTVDDRVACLEAGADDYILKPYRSEDFLKLIRLYLKPDVDTTEQLRFGDLILDIATRRAIHNGRPIDLTMKEFELLKFLMEHPREVLTREQILENVWGYDFLGESNVIEVYIRYLRLKIEDEGQKRLIQTVRGVGYVLRES; translated from the coding sequence ATGACAGCTGCTCAAAGTCCCTGTGTTTTAGTGATTGAAACCGATGAGAGCCTAGCAAATCAGCTTTCTTGCGATTTGCAAGAAGCCGGTTATGAATCAATTTTGGCTCATGATACGACGAGTGGTTTACAACACTGTCGCGATCGCCAGCCTGCTTTAATTGTTTTAGACCGGATGTTGGCAGGAGAATCAGGACTCTCATTGTGCAAAAATATGAGAAGCACTGGTATGCGATCGCCTGTATTGATTTTAATGGCAAGGGATACAGTTGACGATCGTGTAGCTTGTCTAGAAGCTGGAGCGGATGATTACATCCTCAAACCTTACCGCTCAGAAGACTTTTTGAAGTTGATTCGCCTCTACTTAAAACCCGATGTGGATACCACGGAGCAATTACGCTTTGGGGATTTAATTTTAGACATAGCAACTCGCCGTGCTATACACAACGGGCGACCAATTGACTTGACAATGAAGGAATTTGAATTATTAAAATTCTTAATGGAACATCCCCGTGAGGTGTTAACCCGCGAACAAATTCTAGAAAATGTTTGGGGTTATGACTTTCTGGGTGAGTCGAATGTAATTGAAGTGTATATCCGTTACTTGCGGTTAAAAATCGAAGATGAAGGTCAAAAGCGCCTCATTCAAACAGTGCGAGGTGTAGGGTACGTTTTAAGAGAATCCTAG
- a CDS encoding CAP domain-containing protein gives MIKPIIYSVALGTIILSSGAIATPVTNPAFTPMVSNVSNSTVKIAASSIDTAALEQSIFNQINNYRISQGLSALTRNAAIDNQVRIHSQNMANGTVPFGHTGFSERVKATRISYRAAGENVAYNQGYSDPATIAVQGWLKSPGHLANIRGNYNLTGIGVAKNSQGAIYFTQMFIRS, from the coding sequence ATGATTAAACCAATAATTTACAGCGTTGCTTTAGGCACTATTATTCTCAGTAGTGGAGCGATCGCTACTCCTGTAACAAATCCAGCTTTCACGCCAATGGTTTCAAATGTATCAAATAGTACTGTAAAAATTGCAGCATCTAGCATCGACACTGCTGCTCTAGAACAGTCGATTTTTAACCAAATTAATAACTACAGAATTTCCCAAGGGCTATCAGCACTGACTCGTAATGCTGCCATCGATAATCAAGTTAGGATTCACAGTCAGAACATGGCTAATGGTACAGTTCCCTTTGGACATACTGGATTTTCAGAACGTGTTAAAGCAACCCGTATTTCTTACAGAGCAGCTGGTGAAAATGTCGCTTACAACCAGGGATATAGCGATCCTGCCACAATAGCTGTTCAAGGCTGGCTTAAAAGTCCAGGGCATCTTGCTAATATCAGAGGTAATTATAATCTGACGGGGATTGGTGTCGCCAAAAACAGTCAAGGCGCAATCTACTTCACACAAATGTTCATTCGCTCATAA
- the petM gene encoding cytochrome b6-f complex subunit PetM yields the protein MGGEILNAALLSFGLIFVGWGLGALLLKIQGTEE from the coding sequence ATGGGCGGCGAAATTTTGAATGCAGCTCTATTATCTTTCGGTTTAATCTTCGTGGGCTGGGGCTTAGGCGCGTTGTTACTGAAAATTCAGGGCACAGAAGAATAA
- a CDS encoding ribonuclease D, with translation MTLPDFQVSDRDLSDAALSQYLESTAIAVDTETMGLLPLRDRLCLVQLCNLEGKVTAIRIAKGQIDAPNLKKLLEAVNVVKVFHFARFDLATLRANLKIQVGPIFCTKIASKLARTYTNRHGLKDVVQELEQVELDKSSQSSDWGNAVSLSETQLSYAANDVRYLLSVQQKLIQMLKREERWQIAQECFEFLPTIVSLDLLQFKDLFEH, from the coding sequence ATGACATTACCAGATTTTCAGGTGAGCGATCGCGACCTCAGTGACGCAGCCCTTAGCCAGTATTTAGAATCTACAGCGATCGCAGTTGATACAGAAACGATGGGATTGCTACCGTTGCGCGATCGCTTATGTCTCGTCCAGTTGTGCAATCTTGAAGGGAAAGTCACTGCAATCCGCATAGCCAAAGGACAAATTGACGCCCCCAACTTAAAAAAACTCTTGGAAGCAGTCAATGTTGTGAAAGTGTTTCACTTTGCTAGATTTGACTTGGCCACTTTGCGAGCCAATTTGAAGATTCAGGTAGGGCCGATTTTTTGCACCAAAATTGCCAGTAAATTAGCCCGTACTTACACAAATCGCCACGGACTCAAAGATGTGGTACAAGAGTTAGAACAAGTGGAACTAGATAAAAGCTCTCAAAGTTCCGATTGGGGTAACGCCGTGAGCCTATCTGAAACTCAACTAAGTTATGCTGCCAATGATGTGCGCTACTTACTTAGTGTGCAGCAGAAGCTAATACAAATGCTTAAACGAGAAGAACGCTGGCAAATTGCTCAAGAATGTTTTGAATTTCTACCAACGATAGTTTCTTTAGATTTATTGCAATTTAAGGATTTGTTTGAACACTGA
- a CDS encoding DUF2949 domain-containing protein gives MTIHSVQGGEIQMSPSKYSRLIHFLQEDLAISTASLAVALRHREQDPGPLAMILWQYGLVTLEQLEQIYDWLETA, from the coding sequence ATGACAATACATTCTGTACAAGGAGGTGAGATCCAAATGTCACCATCAAAATATTCTCGACTGATTCATTTTTTGCAAGAAGATTTAGCAATTTCCACAGCATCACTAGCGGTGGCGCTTCGGCATCGGGAGCAAGACCCAGGCCCTTTGGCAATGATTCTTTGGCAATATGGGTTAGTTACTCTAGAGCAATTAGAACAAATTTATGATTGGCTGGAGACGGCGTAG
- a CDS encoding CAP domain-containing protein, which yields MFRQTAFGIALSALVLASGLTTAPIPNHISTNTSTRNKLLSLFSSQVAISTPTFKTTELEKSVFDQINRYRASKGLPKLTLNPNLTRQARIHSQNMAKGKTPFSHQGFEGRVKAIPIRYNSAAENVAFNRGYSNPVEEAVTGWIKSPGHLKNLKGNYNLTGIGVATNNQGEVYLTQMFFRTR from the coding sequence ATGTTCCGACAAACTGCTTTTGGCATCGCTTTAAGTGCGCTTGTCCTTGCTAGTGGATTAACGACTGCTCCGATACCAAATCATATTTCTACGAATACATCCACCCGTAATAAGCTGTTGTCGCTTTTTTCTAGTCAGGTTGCAATATCGACTCCTACTTTTAAAACTACTGAGCTAGAAAAATCAGTATTTGACCAAATTAATCGATATCGGGCTTCTAAAGGGCTGCCAAAGTTGACCTTAAATCCAAATTTAACTCGACAGGCAAGAATTCATAGTCAAAATATGGCTAAAGGTAAAACCCCATTTAGCCATCAGGGATTTGAAGGGCGAGTCAAAGCTATCCCGATTCGCTACAACAGTGCAGCAGAAAATGTTGCTTTTAACCGGGGATATAGCAACCCCGTAGAGGAAGCTGTTACTGGTTGGATCAAAAGTCCCGGACACCTAAAGAATCTTAAAGGAAATTATAACCTGACTGGAATTGGTGTTGCTACTAATAACCAAGGCGAAGTCTACCTGACACAGATGTTTTTTCGCACTAGATAG
- the pdxA gene encoding 4-hydroxythreonine-4-phosphate dehydrogenase PdxA, with protein MYPNNQGSLRNFLKENRPRLALTLGDPAGIGPEVILKALADTEIRKKYDVTVVGNEDLLAQMYHKLNLTENLVALANPDDLSVSDVQLDEKIKDRIISGIGNAASGAASFAYMEYAIAQTLAGEFDGIVTGPIAKSAWKAAGYNYPGQTELLGQKSGVDRFGMLFVARSPHTGWTLRALLATTHIPLRQVADVLTPQLLTQKLDLLVECLEKDFGIYRGRIAIAGLNPHSGEQGQLGHEEQDWLIPWLEQERQKRPQLQLDGPIPPDTMWVKPGQAWYGNSLVQNPADAYLALYHDQGLIPVKLMAFDRAVNTSIGLPFVRTSPDHGTAFDIAGKGIADATSMKAAIHLAAELVSQRLAKKNNE; from the coding sequence ATGTATCCAAATAATCAAGGTAGTTTAAGAAATTTTCTGAAAGAAAATCGTCCGCGTTTAGCGCTGACGCTGGGAGATCCGGCGGGGATTGGGCCGGAGGTGATTTTGAAAGCTTTAGCTGATACAGAAATTCGTAAAAAATATGACGTGACAGTAGTGGGTAACGAGGATTTGCTCGCACAGATGTATCACAAACTGAATTTAACTGAGAATTTAGTAGCTTTAGCAAATCCAGATGATTTGTCAGTCAGCGATGTACAGTTGGATGAAAAAATTAAAGATCGAATTATTTCAGGAATAGGTAATGCAGCCAGTGGTGCGGCTAGTTTTGCATATATGGAATATGCGATCGCTCAAACACTGGCTGGTGAATTTGATGGTATTGTCACAGGGCCGATCGCTAAATCTGCTTGGAAAGCCGCAGGGTACAATTATCCAGGGCAAACGGAACTTTTAGGACAAAAATCAGGTGTTGACCGTTTTGGGATGTTATTCGTAGCGCGATCGCCCCATACTGGTTGGACACTCCGCGCTTTACTTGCAACCACACATATTCCCCTACGTCAAGTAGCTGATGTGTTGACACCGCAGTTGTTGACACAAAAACTGGATTTGCTGGTGGAGTGCTTGGAGAAAGATTTTGGTATATATAGAGGGAGAATTGCGATCGCCGGGTTAAATCCCCACAGTGGGGAACAGGGACAACTTGGACATGAAGAACAAGATTGGTTAATTCCCTGGTTAGAGCAAGAGCGACAAAAGCGACCACAATTGCAACTAGATGGGCCAATACCGCCAGATACAATGTGGGTTAAACCTGGTCAAGCTTGGTATGGAAATTCTTTAGTACAAAATCCCGCTGATGCCTACTTGGCACTTTACCACGACCAAGGCTTAATTCCAGTGAAGCTGATGGCGTTTGATCGGGCAGTTAATACTTCTATTGGTCTTCCTTTCGTTCGGACTTCACCCGATCACGGAACAGCGTTTGATATTGCGGGTAAAGGAATTGCTGATGCTACGAGTATGAAAGCAGCGATACATTTAGCAGCTGAGTTGGTTAGTCAAAGATTGGCTAAGAAAAATAATGAATAG
- a CDS encoding SDR family oxidoreductase: MTLLIVGATGTLGRQVARRAIDEGYKVRCLVRSSKKAAFLKEWGAELVPGNLRYPDTLAEALEGVTQVIDASTSRPTDSLSIKQVDWEGKVALIQAAIAAGIERFIFFSILDADKYPEVPLMEIKRCTELFLAESGLNYTILRLAGFMQGLIGQYGIPILEGQPVWVTGNSSPIAYMDTQDIAKFAIRALSVPETRNQAFPVVGTRAWSAEEIINLCERLSGKDARVTRMPITLLRAVRGIMRFFQWGWNVADRLAFTEVLASGKQLNASMDEVYTVFGLDPQQTTTLESYLQEYFSRIMKKLKEVDYQKNKNKKQKPKKTPFKQSSKANSQ; the protein is encoded by the coding sequence ATGACATTATTAATCGTCGGTGCCACTGGCACCTTAGGAAGACAAGTGGCTCGTCGTGCTATCGATGAGGGATATAAAGTACGTTGTCTTGTCCGCAGCAGTAAAAAAGCAGCTTTTCTTAAAGAATGGGGTGCAGAACTCGTACCCGGAAATTTGCGTTACCCCGACACCCTAGCGGAAGCATTGGAAGGCGTAACCCAAGTTATTGATGCATCAACATCTCGCCCTACAGATTCACTGAGTATCAAACAAGTAGACTGGGAAGGCAAAGTAGCATTGATTCAAGCAGCAATTGCAGCGGGTATCGAGCGCTTTATCTTCTTTTCAATTTTAGATGCTGATAAATACCCAGAAGTGCCGCTAATGGAAATTAAGCGGTGTACAGAACTATTCTTGGCTGAGTCAGGCTTGAATTATACCATCTTGCGACTAGCTGGGTTTATGCAAGGTTTAATCGGTCAGTATGGGATTCCCATTTTGGAAGGACAGCCAGTTTGGGTAACAGGTAATTCTTCTCCCATCGCCTATATGGACACTCAGGACATTGCTAAGTTTGCAATCCGAGCATTGAGTGTACCAGAAACGCGAAACCAAGCTTTTCCTGTAGTCGGTACTCGTGCATGGAGTGCAGAAGAAATTATCAACCTGTGCGAACGCTTATCTGGAAAAGATGCCAGAGTAACGCGGATGCCAATAACTTTGCTGCGTGCTGTGCGGGGCATAATGCGTTTCTTTCAGTGGGGATGGAACGTAGCAGACAGGCTAGCGTTTACAGAAGTATTAGCTAGTGGAAAACAGTTAAACGCTTCAATGGATGAAGTATATACAGTTTTTGGTTTAGATCCGCAACAAACCACAACCCTAGAAAGTTATCTCCAAGAGTACTTCAGCCGAATAATGAAGAAACTCAAAGAAGTAGACTACCAGAAAAATAAAAATAAAAAACAGAAACCTAAAAAAACTCCTTTTAAGCAATCTTCAAAAGCCAACAGTCAATAG
- a CDS encoding NAD(+) kinase, which produces MPKAGIIYNDVKPIAGRVAIELKDKLTAAGWNVCITSSIGGILGYPNPESPVCHTPIDGLTPPGFDSDMEFAVVLGGDGTVLAASRQVAPCGIPLLTVNTGHMGFLTETFLNQLPQALEQAMAGEYEIEERAMLTVKVFRDDSVLWEALCLNEMVLHREPLTSMCHFEIAIGRHAPVDIAADGVIVSTPTGSTAYSLSAGGPVVTPGVPVLQLVPICPHSLASRALVFPDTESVNIYPVNIPRLVMVVDGNGGCYILPEDRVYMERSQYSARFLRLQPPEFFRILREKLGWGLPHIAKPTSVELP; this is translated from the coding sequence GTGCCGAAAGCAGGCATTATCTACAATGACGTTAAACCGATAGCGGGTCGTGTCGCTATCGAGTTAAAAGACAAGCTAACCGCAGCCGGTTGGAATGTATGTATCACATCGAGTATTGGTGGGATACTGGGCTACCCTAACCCGGAGAGTCCTGTGTGCCACACCCCCATTGACGGTCTGACACCCCCTGGTTTTGACTCAGATATGGAGTTTGCAGTGGTATTAGGGGGAGACGGCACTGTTCTAGCAGCGTCTCGTCAAGTAGCCCCTTGTGGTATTCCACTACTAACAGTAAATACCGGACACATGGGATTTTTGACAGAAACTTTCCTGAATCAATTGCCCCAAGCGCTAGAACAGGCGATGGCAGGTGAGTATGAAATTGAAGAACGAGCTATGCTCACTGTCAAAGTATTTCGGGATGATTCAGTGCTATGGGAAGCCCTATGCTTGAATGAAATGGTGCTACACCGGGAACCTTTGACCTCTATGTGCCATTTTGAAATTGCCATAGGGCGTCATGCACCAGTAGATATTGCCGCAGATGGTGTGATTGTTTCTACACCTACTGGTTCTACAGCTTACTCATTGAGTGCTGGTGGCCCAGTGGTGACTCCTGGTGTACCTGTTTTACAGCTAGTACCAATTTGTCCCCATTCCCTAGCTTCTAGAGCATTGGTATTTCCAGATACTGAATCGGTCAATATCTACCCAGTCAATATCCCTCGGCTGGTAATGGTAGTAGATGGGAATGGAGGGTGCTATATATTACCAGAAGATCGAGTATATATGGAGCGATCGCAATATAGTGCCCGATTTCTTCGGCTGCAACCGCCTGAGTTTTTCCGAATTTTACGAGAAAAATTAGGTTGGGGTTTGCCACATATCGCTAAACCAACTTCGGTAGAATTGCCGTAA
- a CDS encoding DUF192 domain-containing protein — MTRRLSLLSIVLSIFLMGCSVPTTAKSPSLTSDSKTPAPESLGQKLPISAKAIVPNGTTIQLEVAQTPQQQAMGLMYRSALPDDRGMLFGFPSAQPVSFWMKNVPVPLDMVFLHKGVVKYIQVAAPPCASEPCPTYGSNTPIDKVIELRSGRATELKLKVGDTIKIEL, encoded by the coding sequence ATGACTCGTCGGCTAAGTTTGCTCTCGATAGTGCTGAGTATTTTTCTGATGGGTTGTTCTGTGCCAACAACAGCTAAATCTCCTAGCCTCACTTCTGATTCTAAAACTCCAGCACCAGAGAGTTTAGGTCAAAAACTACCAATTTCTGCTAAAGCCATTGTGCCTAATGGTACAACGATTCAATTGGAGGTAGCGCAGACGCCACAACAGCAAGCGATGGGGTTGATGTATCGGTCAGCTTTGCCAGATGACCGAGGAATGCTGTTTGGGTTCCCTTCAGCACAACCAGTCAGTTTTTGGATGAAGAATGTACCTGTACCCTTGGACATGGTATTTCTACATAAAGGTGTAGTTAAATATATTCAGGTTGCTGCACCTCCTTGTGCAAGTGAGCCTTGTCCTACCTATGGCTCCAATACACCAATTGATAAGGTGATTGAACTTCGCTCTGGAAGAGCTACCGAATTGAAGTTGAAAGTGGGCGATACAATCAAAATTGAGCTTTGA
- a CDS encoding class I SAM-dependent methyltransferase codes for MDQQFQHAMLPQPTHDELARQSFVQTMKMHIFKNILPGNKEVYEKLAKPKFEQAHQRPPQNRYEIREVMQHEPYYRWTSALKRYYQEMVRDSVKCHVDKKLPELIERAKDKGGELGTLTPDPNFSNTNFQKAVDIHCMPGGYHSEFTADDVAAGATYDRGAYVYGLGWLGPLNDDLGLSIVQNYLLAEFPNFRPRKILDMGCSIGNSTLPYVDGFSDAEVHAIDIGASILRYAHARAEGLGKRVHFSQQNAERTNFPDESFDLVVSHILLHEIPPSSVRKVMQESYRLLAPGGMMIHLEAPLYHHMDVYRQFISDWETVNNNEPFWSAVRDLDLVPLVTEAGFAADKTFEKFVPNGAWKAKETNGMFQNRNSATQGTWFVVAATK; via the coding sequence ATGGATCAACAATTCCAACACGCAATGTTACCGCAACCCACTCACGACGAGTTGGCACGCCAAAGCTTTGTGCAAACTATGAAAATGCACATTTTCAAGAATATCCTTCCTGGTAATAAAGAAGTTTATGAAAAACTAGCCAAGCCGAAGTTTGAACAAGCACATCAGCGCCCTCCCCAGAATCGTTATGAAATTCGGGAAGTCATGCAGCACGAACCCTATTACCGCTGGACTAGTGCCCTGAAGCGTTATTACCAGGAAATGGTAAGGGATTCTGTAAAATGCCACGTTGACAAAAAACTGCCAGAGTTGATAGAGCGTGCCAAAGATAAGGGCGGTGAACTGGGTACTCTAACCCCTGATCCAAATTTTTCAAATACTAACTTTCAAAAGGCTGTAGACATTCACTGTATGCCCGGAGGATATCACAGTGAATTCACTGCTGATGATGTCGCAGCCGGTGCAACCTACGATCGCGGCGCTTACGTTTATGGACTCGGTTGGTTGGGGCCGCTCAACGATGATCTGGGGCTATCTATAGTCCAAAACTATCTTTTAGCAGAGTTTCCCAACTTTCGACCGAGAAAAATCCTCGATATGGGATGTTCTATTGGTAATAGCACATTACCTTATGTCGATGGTTTCTCAGATGCAGAAGTCCATGCCATAGATATAGGTGCATCTATACTGCGTTATGCTCATGCAAGAGCCGAAGGCTTGGGAAAACGGGTACACTTCTCTCAGCAAAATGCCGAACGCACTAACTTCCCCGATGAATCATTTGACTTAGTGGTTTCTCATATTTTGCTGCATGAAATTCCCCCGTCATCTGTGCGTAAAGTTATGCAAGAGTCTTATCGTCTACTGGCTCCCGGTGGCATGATGATTCATCTAGAAGCACCCCTGTATCATCACATGGATGTTTATAGACAGTTTATTTCTGATTGGGAAACTGTTAACAACAACGAACCCTTCTGGAGTGCTGTACGTGATTTAGATTTAGTGCCGCTAGTTACTGAGGCTGGTTTTGCAGCAGATAAGACATTCGAGAAATTTGTCCCGAATGGGGCATGGAAAGCAAAAGAAACTAATGGTATGTTTCAAAATCGGAACTCAGCCACCCAAGGCACTTGGTTTGTGGTTGCTGCAACTAAGTAA
- a CDS encoding response regulator transcription factor, translating to MVMVTATTPKILIVDDDFGVRNLVYRFLSRKYQIESAADGRTALSLFEQFNPALVILDWNLPDVTGYNLCQEMQSRTNVLVLILTSRTDEADKIKILSAGADDFMTKPFSLAEVEVRVEALLRRIRYINPSPTQRIVFKQLVINPEGREVTLNDKMLALTALEFNILHFLASHPNQAWSRPQLIQQIWGCDYVGDGRVVDVHIGQLRKKMEVDPSIPEFIKTVRGYGYKFEAPDENTSF from the coding sequence ATGGTTATGGTTACTGCTACTACTCCCAAAATTCTGATCGTTGATGACGACTTCGGCGTCCGAAATCTTGTATATCGTTTTTTAAGCCGAAAATATCAAATAGAGTCAGCAGCAGATGGTAGGACTGCCTTATCGTTGTTTGAGCAATTCAACCCAGCTCTAGTAATTCTGGATTGGAATTTGCCGGATGTTACTGGTTATAACCTTTGCCAAGAAATGCAGAGTCGTACTAATGTCTTAGTGCTGATACTGACTAGTAGGACTGACGAGGCTGATAAAATTAAAATCTTAAGCGCAGGTGCTGATGATTTCATGACTAAACCTTTTAGTCTTGCAGAAGTTGAAGTTAGAGTAGAAGCTCTTTTGAGGCGGATACGCTACATCAATCCCTCCCCAACACAACGTATCGTTTTCAAGCAACTAGTAATTAATCCAGAGGGCCGGGAAGTAACACTTAATGATAAAATGCTTGCCTTAACAGCGTTGGAATTTAATATCTTACATTTTTTGGCAAGTCATCCTAATCAGGCTTGGAGTCGTCCACAACTAATCCAACAAATCTGGGGTTGCGACTACGTAGGAGATGGCCGGGTGGTTGACGTGCATATTGGTCAGCTTCGCAAAAAGATGGAAGTCGATCCTAGCATCCCGGAGTTTATTAAAACTGTGCGAGGCTACGGTTACAAGTTTGAAGCGCCCGATGAGAATACTAGTTTTTAA
- a CDS encoding pyridoxal-phosphate-dependent aminotransferase family protein, with protein sequence MNDKLMLMIPGPTPVPEAALLALAKHPIGHRTNEFSNILAEVTENLKWLHQTQSDVLMLNVSGTGAVEAGIINFLSPGDRILVGSNGKFGERWVEVGQAYGLNVEEVKVEWGKPLDPAVFAEKLQADTQKQIKAVIITHSETSTGVLNNLESINRHVKEHGEALIIVDAVTSLGAFNLPVDAWGLDIVASGSQKGYMIPPGLGFVSVSPKAWEAYKTAKLPKYYLDLGKYRKATAKNTTPFTPPVNLIIALHTTLRIMKEEGLESIFARHERLKNATRTAIKGLNLPLLAADNSASPAITAVAPQGIEPDKIRSLMKKRFDIALAGGQDHLSNKIFRIGHLGFVSDRDILSCIASLEVTLTELGYEDFTPGSGIAAAVKVFSQS encoded by the coding sequence ATGAACGATAAGCTGATGCTGATGATTCCAGGCCCTACACCGGTGCCAGAAGCTGCCTTACTGGCATTAGCCAAGCATCCGATTGGGCACCGTACTAATGAATTTAGCAACATCTTGGCAGAGGTGACAGAAAACCTCAAGTGGCTGCACCAAACTCAAAGTGATGTGCTGATGCTGAATGTCAGTGGTACGGGTGCTGTAGAAGCGGGAATAATTAATTTTCTCTCTCCAGGCGATCGCATTTTAGTTGGTTCTAATGGTAAATTTGGCGAACGCTGGGTAGAAGTTGGTCAAGCCTACGGTTTGAATGTAGAAGAAGTTAAGGTGGAATGGGGAAAACCCCTAGACCCCGCAGTATTTGCCGAAAAACTCCAAGCAGATACCCAAAAGCAAATCAAAGCTGTAATCATTACCCACAGCGAAACCTCTACGGGTGTGTTGAATAACCTAGAAAGCATTAACCGCCACGTTAAAGAACACGGTGAAGCTTTAATTATCGTTGATGCCGTCACGAGCTTGGGTGCATTCAATCTACCCGTGGATGCTTGGGGTTTGGATATAGTCGCCTCTGGTTCCCAAAAAGGTTATATGATTCCGCCAGGATTGGGTTTTGTCTCTGTCAGTCCCAAAGCTTGGGAAGCCTACAAAACTGCGAAGCTACCGAAATATTATTTGGATTTAGGCAAATATCGCAAAGCCACAGCCAAAAATACAACTCCATTTACTCCGCCTGTGAACTTGATCATAGCGTTACACACCACGTTGCGAATCATGAAAGAGGAAGGCTTGGAATCAATATTTGCTCGACATGAACGGCTCAAAAATGCTACTCGCACCGCCATTAAAGGATTAAATTTACCCTTGCTTGCAGCAGATAATTCCGCTAGTCCGGCGATTACGGCTGTAGCACCACAGGGAATTGAACCGGATAAGATTCGGTCATTGATGAAAAAACGCTTTGATATTGCTTTAGCCGGTGGTCAAGATCATTTGAGCAATAAAATTTTCCGTATTGGTCATTTGGGTTTTGTGAGCGATCGCGATATCCTTAGCTGTATAGCATCCTTAGAAGTTACCCTAACAGAACTTGGCTACGAAGACTTCACCCCTGGTTCTGGTATAGCAGCAGCAGTTAAAGTGTTTAGTCAGTCCTAA